A single Carassius carassius chromosome 3, fCarCar2.1, whole genome shotgun sequence DNA region contains:
- the brsk2b gene encoding serine/threonine-protein kinase BRSK2 isoform X3: MSTSGKDNSSQHANYVGPYRLEKTLGKGQTGLVKLGIHCVTCQKVAIKIVNREKLSESVLMKVEREIAILKLIEHPHVLKLHDVYENKKYLYLVLEHVSGGELFDYLVKKGRLTPKEARKFFRQIISALDFCHSHSICHRDLKPENLLLDEKNNIRIADFGMASLQVGDSLLETSCGSPHYACPEVIRGEKYDGRRADVWSCGVILFALLVGALPFDDDNLRNLLEKVKLGVFHMPHFIPPDCQNLLRGMIEVDATKRLTLEQIQKHTWYIAGKNEPEPEQPVPRKVAIRMLPSTEDIDPDVLESMHSLGCFRDKNKLMKDLLSDDDNQEKMIYFLLLDRKERYPSHEDQNLPPRNEIDPPRKRVDSPLLTRHNKRRPERKSMEVLSMTEGGSPVPVRRAIDMAQHGQSKSLDISDANPILQSKEERSRSISGASSGLSTSPLSSPRPMRRFAVPPQSAELTQSPNHSPTHAPVSRVNGTGPHSPKTFQPKTVAHQPNNKTQTLPAKPKVADKPLQVTRSNPFPNTTAMPSVAKSEPSTPCQPLPPPMPGSPKVRRPLLTVPPKLSVPLSPLSPIRLHHLHPLAGTDHNGKSIPTLQVTPHPSPRGSPLPTPKGTPVHTPKESPAGTPSPTPPPSPSIGGMPWRTRLNSIKNSFLGSPRFHRRKMQVPTQEEMSSLTPESSPELAKKSWFGNFINLEKEEQIFVVIRDKPLSSIKADIVHAFLSIPSLSHSVVSQTSFRAEYKSTAGPTVFQKPVKFQVDITYTESTAATKENGIYSVTFTLLSGPSRRFKRVVETIQAQLLSTHEQPGVQQLSGIIQKTC, encoded by the exons GTGGAAAGAGAAATAGCTATTCTGAAGCTCATAGAACACCCTCATGTTTTGAAGTTGCACGATGTttatgaaaataagaaatattt ATATTTGGTTCTAGAGCATGTGTCAGGTGGAGAGCTCTTTGACTACCTGGTAAAGAAGGGCAGGTTAACACCCAAAGAGGCCAGGAAGTTCTTCAGACAGATCATCTCAGCGCTGGACTTCTGTCACAGTCACTCTATATG CCATAGAGACCTGAAGCCGGAGAACCTGCTGCTGGATGAGAAGAATAACATCAGGATAGCAGACTTTGGCATGGCTTCTCTACAGGTTGGAGACAGTCTCTTAGAAACCAGCTGTGG ATCCCCTCACTATGCCTGCCCAGAGGTTATAAGG gGGGAGAAATATGATGGCAGGAGAGCTGATGTTTGGAGCTGTGGAGTCATTCTCTTTGCACTTTTGGTG GGTGCTTTGCCATTCGACGACGATAACCTGAGGAACTTGCTAGAGAAAGTGAAGCTCGGGGTCTTTCACATGCCCCATTTCATTCCTCCAGACTGCCAAAACCTCCTAAGGGGGATGATCGAGGTGGACGCCACCAAACGACTCACG TTAGAACAGATACAGAAGCACACATGGTACAT AGCAGGAAAAAATGAGCCAGAACCAGAACAACCGGTGCCACGGAAAGTGGCGATCCGCATGCTACCCTCCACTGAGGACATCGATCCAGATGTGCTGGAAAGCATGCACTCGCTGGGCTGCTTCCGGGACAAGAACAAACTGATGAAAGATCTGCTGTCAGACGA TGATAACCAGGAAAAGATGATCTACTTCCTCCTGCTGGACCGTAAGGAGAGGTATCCCAGCCATGAGGATCAGAATCTACCACCCAGAAATGAAATTG ATCCTCCCAGGAAGCGAGTGGACTCTCCACTCCTGACGAGGCACAACAAGAGGAGGCCAGAGCGCAAGTCCATGGAGGTGCTGAGCATGACAGAGGGTGGATCTCCTGTTCCTGTGAGACGTGCCATCGACATGGCACAACACGGACAGAG TAAAAGCTTGGATATCTCAGATGCCAACCCCATACTGCAAAGCAAGGAGGAGAG GTCCCGGTCCATCAGCGGAGCCTCTTCAGGTCTGTCCACTAGTCCCCTCAGCAGTCCTCGG CCCATGCGGCGGTTCGCCGTTCCTCCACAATCCGCAGAACTCACGCAGTCGCCCAACCACAGCCCCACCCACGCGCCTGTGTCCCGGGTGAACGGCACAGGCCCCCACTCCCCTAAAACCTTTCAACCAAAGACAGTTGCCCATCAGCCCAACAACAAAACCCAGACCCTTCCAGCCAAGCCCAAAGTTGCAGACAAGCCCCTGCAGGTCACCAGGTCCAACCCGTTCCCCAACACAACAGCCATGCCATCTGTGGCCAAGTCAGAACCGTCTACGCCCTGCCAACCCCTGCCCCCGCCGATGCCCGGCAGCCCGAAAGTGCGCCGCCCACTGCTCACGGTGCCGCCCAAGCTCTCCGTTCCCCTTTCACCACTTTCGCCCATCCGGCTTCACCACCTTCACCCGCTGGCCGGGACTGACCACAACGGCAAATCTATCCCCACCTTACAGGTTACGCCCCACCCCTCCCCCAGGGGCAGCCCATTGCCAACTCCAAAAGGAACGCCGGTGCACACACCTAAGGAGAGCCCAGCGGGGACCCCTAGCCCCACGCCACCCCCCAGCCCCTCCATTGGAGGCATGCCGTGGAGAACACGCCTCAACTCCATTAAGAACAGCTTCCTTGGCTCAccacgtttccaccgcaggaaaaTGCAAG TTCCCACACAAGAGGAAATGTCCAGCCTAACACCAGAGTCTTCCCCCGA acTTGCCAAAAAATCTTGGTTTGGAAATTTTATCAACCTCGAAAAGGAGGAGCAGATTTTTGTGGTGATTCGGGACAAGCCTCTGAGCTCCATCAAAGCAGATATTGTACACGCCTTTCTCTCT ATTCCCAGCCTCAGCCACAGTGTGGTGTCTCAGACGAGTTTCCGGGCAGAATACAAATCCACGGCCGGCCCCACCGTGTTCCAAAAACCAGTGAAGTTCCAGGTGGACATCACCTACACCGAAAGCACGGCTGCCACCAAGGAGAACGGCATCTACTCTGTCACCTTCACACTGCTCTCAG GTCCCAGCCGACGCTTCAAACGGGTGGTGGAGACGATTCAGGCTCAGTTGTTAAGTACACATGAGCAGCCTGGTGTCCAGCAGCTGTCTG GAATTATCCAGAAAACGTGTTAA
- the brsk2b gene encoding serine/threonine-protein kinase BRSK2 isoform X5 has product MSTSGKDNSSQHANYVGPYRLEKTLGKGQTGLVKLGIHCVTCQKVAIKIVNREKLSESVLMKVEREIAILKLIEHPHVLKLHDVYENKKYLYLVLEHVSGGELFDYLVKKGRLTPKEARKFFRQIISALDFCHSHSICHRDLKPENLLLDEKNNIRIADFGMASLQVGDSLLETSCGSPHYACPEVIRGEKYDGRRADVWSCGVILFALLVGALPFDDDNLRNLLEKVKLGVFHMPHFIPPDCQNLLRGMIEVDATKRLTLEQIQKHTWYIAGKNEPEPEQPVPRKVAIRMLPSTEDIDPDVLESMHSLGCFRDKNKLMKDLLSDDDNQEKMIYFLLLDRKERYPSHEDQNLPPRNEIDPPRKRVDSPLLTRHNKRRPERKSMEVLSMTEGGSPVPVRRAIDMAQHGQRSRSISGASSGLSTSPLSSPRVTPHPSPRGSPLPTPKGTPVHTPKESPAGTPSPTPPPSPSIGGMPWRTRLNSIKNSFLGSPRFHRRKMQVPTQEEMSSLTPESSPELAKKSWFGNFINLEKEEQIFVVIRDKPLSSIKADIVHAFLSIPSLSHSVVSQTSFRAEYKSTAGPTVFQKPVKFQVDITYTESTAATKENGIYSVTFTLLSGPSRRFKRVVETIQAQLLSTHEQPGVQQLSGSPLSNFFDVIKQLFSDEKNGQVSHPPGTPKHANSKKHEPEPNDSKCPSGQDNAKMASSVGTQEQL; this is encoded by the exons GTGGAAAGAGAAATAGCTATTCTGAAGCTCATAGAACACCCTCATGTTTTGAAGTTGCACGATGTttatgaaaataagaaatattt ATATTTGGTTCTAGAGCATGTGTCAGGTGGAGAGCTCTTTGACTACCTGGTAAAGAAGGGCAGGTTAACACCCAAAGAGGCCAGGAAGTTCTTCAGACAGATCATCTCAGCGCTGGACTTCTGTCACAGTCACTCTATATG CCATAGAGACCTGAAGCCGGAGAACCTGCTGCTGGATGAGAAGAATAACATCAGGATAGCAGACTTTGGCATGGCTTCTCTACAGGTTGGAGACAGTCTCTTAGAAACCAGCTGTGG ATCCCCTCACTATGCCTGCCCAGAGGTTATAAGG gGGGAGAAATATGATGGCAGGAGAGCTGATGTTTGGAGCTGTGGAGTCATTCTCTTTGCACTTTTGGTG GGTGCTTTGCCATTCGACGACGATAACCTGAGGAACTTGCTAGAGAAAGTGAAGCTCGGGGTCTTTCACATGCCCCATTTCATTCCTCCAGACTGCCAAAACCTCCTAAGGGGGATGATCGAGGTGGACGCCACCAAACGACTCACG TTAGAACAGATACAGAAGCACACATGGTACAT AGCAGGAAAAAATGAGCCAGAACCAGAACAACCGGTGCCACGGAAAGTGGCGATCCGCATGCTACCCTCCACTGAGGACATCGATCCAGATGTGCTGGAAAGCATGCACTCGCTGGGCTGCTTCCGGGACAAGAACAAACTGATGAAAGATCTGCTGTCAGACGA TGATAACCAGGAAAAGATGATCTACTTCCTCCTGCTGGACCGTAAGGAGAGGTATCCCAGCCATGAGGATCAGAATCTACCACCCAGAAATGAAATTG ATCCTCCCAGGAAGCGAGTGGACTCTCCACTCCTGACGAGGCACAACAAGAGGAGGCCAGAGCGCAAGTCCATGGAGGTGCTGAGCATGACAGAGGGTGGATCTCCTGTTCCTGTGAGACGTGCCATCGACATGGCACAACACGGACAGAG GTCCCGGTCCATCAGCGGAGCCTCTTCAGGTCTGTCCACTAGTCCCCTCAGCAGTCCTCGG GTTACGCCCCACCCCTCCCCCAGGGGCAGCCCATTGCCAACTCCAAAAGGAACGCCGGTGCACACACCTAAGGAGAGCCCAGCGGGGACCCCTAGCCCCACGCCACCCCCCAGCCCCTCCATTGGAGGCATGCCGTGGAGAACACGCCTCAACTCCATTAAGAACAGCTTCCTTGGCTCAccacgtttccaccgcaggaaaaTGCAAG TTCCCACACAAGAGGAAATGTCCAGCCTAACACCAGAGTCTTCCCCCGA acTTGCCAAAAAATCTTGGTTTGGAAATTTTATCAACCTCGAAAAGGAGGAGCAGATTTTTGTGGTGATTCGGGACAAGCCTCTGAGCTCCATCAAAGCAGATATTGTACACGCCTTTCTCTCT ATTCCCAGCCTCAGCCACAGTGTGGTGTCTCAGACGAGTTTCCGGGCAGAATACAAATCCACGGCCGGCCCCACCGTGTTCCAAAAACCAGTGAAGTTCCAGGTGGACATCACCTACACCGAAAGCACGGCTGCCACCAAGGAGAACGGCATCTACTCTGTCACCTTCACACTGCTCTCAG GTCCCAGCCGACGCTTCAAACGGGTGGTGGAGACGATTCAGGCTCAGTTGTTAAGTACACATGAGCAGCCTGGTGTCCAGCAGCTGTCTG GCAGCCCATTGAGTAACTTCTTTGACGTAattaaacagctcttttcagacgAGAAGAACGGGCAGGTGTCCCATCCGCCTGGCACGCCCAAACATGCCAACAGCAAGAAACATGAGCCTGAGCCTAATGACTCCAAATGTCCCTCTGGCCAAGACAATGCCAAGATGGCATCATCAGTTGGGACACAGGAACAACTTTAA
- the brsk2b gene encoding serine/threonine-protein kinase BRSK2 isoform X4: protein MSTSGKDNSSQHANYVGPYRLEKTLGKGQTGLVKLGIHCVTCQKVAIKIVNREKLSESVLMKVEREIAILKLIEHPHVLKLHDVYENKKYLYLVLEHVSGGELFDYLVKKGRLTPKEARKFFRQIISALDFCHSHSICHRDLKPENLLLDEKNNIRIADFGMASLQVGDSLLETSCGSPHYACPEVIRGEKYDGRRADVWSCGVILFALLVGALPFDDDNLRNLLEKVKLGVFHMPHFIPPDCQNLLRGMIEVDATKRLTLEQIQKHTWYIAGKNEPEPEQPVPRKVAIRMLPSTEDIDPDVLESMHSLGCFRDKNKLMKDLLSDDDNQEKMIYFLLLDRKERYPSHEDQNLPPRNEIDPPRKRVDSPLLTRHNKRRPERKSMEVLSMTEGGSPVPVRRAIDMAQHGQSKSLDISDANPILQSKEERSRSISGASSGLSTSPLSSPRVTPHPSPRGSPLPTPKGTPVHTPKESPAGTPSPTPPPSPSIGGMPWRTRLNSIKNSFLGSPRFHRRKMQVPTQEEMSSLTPESSPELAKKSWFGNFINLEKEEQIFVVIRDKPLSSIKADIVHAFLSIPSLSHSVVSQTSFRAEYKSTAGPTVFQKPVKFQVDITYTESTAATKENGIYSVTFTLLSGPSRRFKRVVETIQAQLLSTHEQPGVQQLSGSPLSNFFDVIKQLFSDEKNGQVSHPPGTPKHANSKKHEPEPNDSKCPSGQDNAKMASSVGTQEQL, encoded by the exons GTGGAAAGAGAAATAGCTATTCTGAAGCTCATAGAACACCCTCATGTTTTGAAGTTGCACGATGTttatgaaaataagaaatattt ATATTTGGTTCTAGAGCATGTGTCAGGTGGAGAGCTCTTTGACTACCTGGTAAAGAAGGGCAGGTTAACACCCAAAGAGGCCAGGAAGTTCTTCAGACAGATCATCTCAGCGCTGGACTTCTGTCACAGTCACTCTATATG CCATAGAGACCTGAAGCCGGAGAACCTGCTGCTGGATGAGAAGAATAACATCAGGATAGCAGACTTTGGCATGGCTTCTCTACAGGTTGGAGACAGTCTCTTAGAAACCAGCTGTGG ATCCCCTCACTATGCCTGCCCAGAGGTTATAAGG gGGGAGAAATATGATGGCAGGAGAGCTGATGTTTGGAGCTGTGGAGTCATTCTCTTTGCACTTTTGGTG GGTGCTTTGCCATTCGACGACGATAACCTGAGGAACTTGCTAGAGAAAGTGAAGCTCGGGGTCTTTCACATGCCCCATTTCATTCCTCCAGACTGCCAAAACCTCCTAAGGGGGATGATCGAGGTGGACGCCACCAAACGACTCACG TTAGAACAGATACAGAAGCACACATGGTACAT AGCAGGAAAAAATGAGCCAGAACCAGAACAACCGGTGCCACGGAAAGTGGCGATCCGCATGCTACCCTCCACTGAGGACATCGATCCAGATGTGCTGGAAAGCATGCACTCGCTGGGCTGCTTCCGGGACAAGAACAAACTGATGAAAGATCTGCTGTCAGACGA TGATAACCAGGAAAAGATGATCTACTTCCTCCTGCTGGACCGTAAGGAGAGGTATCCCAGCCATGAGGATCAGAATCTACCACCCAGAAATGAAATTG ATCCTCCCAGGAAGCGAGTGGACTCTCCACTCCTGACGAGGCACAACAAGAGGAGGCCAGAGCGCAAGTCCATGGAGGTGCTGAGCATGACAGAGGGTGGATCTCCTGTTCCTGTGAGACGTGCCATCGACATGGCACAACACGGACAGAG TAAAAGCTTGGATATCTCAGATGCCAACCCCATACTGCAAAGCAAGGAGGAGAG GTCCCGGTCCATCAGCGGAGCCTCTTCAGGTCTGTCCACTAGTCCCCTCAGCAGTCCTCGG GTTACGCCCCACCCCTCCCCCAGGGGCAGCCCATTGCCAACTCCAAAAGGAACGCCGGTGCACACACCTAAGGAGAGCCCAGCGGGGACCCCTAGCCCCACGCCACCCCCCAGCCCCTCCATTGGAGGCATGCCGTGGAGAACACGCCTCAACTCCATTAAGAACAGCTTCCTTGGCTCAccacgtttccaccgcaggaaaaTGCAAG TTCCCACACAAGAGGAAATGTCCAGCCTAACACCAGAGTCTTCCCCCGA acTTGCCAAAAAATCTTGGTTTGGAAATTTTATCAACCTCGAAAAGGAGGAGCAGATTTTTGTGGTGATTCGGGACAAGCCTCTGAGCTCCATCAAAGCAGATATTGTACACGCCTTTCTCTCT ATTCCCAGCCTCAGCCACAGTGTGGTGTCTCAGACGAGTTTCCGGGCAGAATACAAATCCACGGCCGGCCCCACCGTGTTCCAAAAACCAGTGAAGTTCCAGGTGGACATCACCTACACCGAAAGCACGGCTGCCACCAAGGAGAACGGCATCTACTCTGTCACCTTCACACTGCTCTCAG GTCCCAGCCGACGCTTCAAACGGGTGGTGGAGACGATTCAGGCTCAGTTGTTAAGTACACATGAGCAGCCTGGTGTCCAGCAGCTGTCTG GCAGCCCATTGAGTAACTTCTTTGACGTAattaaacagctcttttcagacgAGAAGAACGGGCAGGTGTCCCATCCGCCTGGCACGCCCAAACATGCCAACAGCAAGAAACATGAGCCTGAGCCTAATGACTCCAAATGTCCCTCTGGCCAAGACAATGCCAAGATGGCATCATCAGTTGGGACACAGGAACAACTTTAA
- the brsk2b gene encoding serine/threonine-protein kinase BRSK2 isoform X1, which translates to MSTSGKDNSSQHANYVGPYRLEKTLGKGQTGLVKLGIHCVTCQKVAIKIVNREKLSESVLMKVEREIAILKLIEHPHVLKLHDVYENKKYLYLVLEHVSGGELFDYLVKKGRLTPKEARKFFRQIISALDFCHSHSICHRDLKPENLLLDEKNNIRIADFGMASLQVGDSLLETSCGSPHYACPEVIRGEKYDGRRADVWSCGVILFALLVGALPFDDDNLRNLLEKVKLGVFHMPHFIPPDCQNLLRGMIEVDATKRLTLEQIQKHTWYIAGKNEPEPEQPVPRKVAIRMLPSTEDIDPDVLESMHSLGCFRDKNKLMKDLLSDDDNQEKMIYFLLLDRKERYPSHEDQNLPPRNEIDPPRKRVDSPLLTRHNKRRPERKSMEVLSMTEGGSPVPVRRAIDMAQHGQSKSLDISDANPILQSKEERSRSISGASSGLSTSPLSSPRPMRRFAVPPQSAELTQSPNHSPTHAPVSRVNGTGPHSPKTFQPKTVAHQPNNKTQTLPAKPKVADKPLQVTRSNPFPNTTAMPSVAKSEPSTPCQPLPPPMPGSPKVRRPLLTVPPKLSVPLSPLSPIRLHHLHPLAGTDHNGKSIPTLQVTPHPSPRGSPLPTPKGTPVHTPKESPAGTPSPTPPPSPSIGGMPWRTRLNSIKNSFLGSPRFHRRKMQVPTQEEMSSLTPESSPELAKKSWFGNFINLEKEEQIFVVIRDKPLSSIKADIVHAFLSIPSLSHSVVSQTSFRAEYKSTAGPTVFQKPVKFQVDITYTESTAATKENGIYSVTFTLLSGPSRRFKRVVETIQAQLLSTHEQPGVQQLSGSPLSNFFDVIKQLFSDEKNGQVSHPPGTPKHANSKKHEPEPNDSKCPSGQDNAKMASSVGTQEQL; encoded by the exons GTGGAAAGAGAAATAGCTATTCTGAAGCTCATAGAACACCCTCATGTTTTGAAGTTGCACGATGTttatgaaaataagaaatattt ATATTTGGTTCTAGAGCATGTGTCAGGTGGAGAGCTCTTTGACTACCTGGTAAAGAAGGGCAGGTTAACACCCAAAGAGGCCAGGAAGTTCTTCAGACAGATCATCTCAGCGCTGGACTTCTGTCACAGTCACTCTATATG CCATAGAGACCTGAAGCCGGAGAACCTGCTGCTGGATGAGAAGAATAACATCAGGATAGCAGACTTTGGCATGGCTTCTCTACAGGTTGGAGACAGTCTCTTAGAAACCAGCTGTGG ATCCCCTCACTATGCCTGCCCAGAGGTTATAAGG gGGGAGAAATATGATGGCAGGAGAGCTGATGTTTGGAGCTGTGGAGTCATTCTCTTTGCACTTTTGGTG GGTGCTTTGCCATTCGACGACGATAACCTGAGGAACTTGCTAGAGAAAGTGAAGCTCGGGGTCTTTCACATGCCCCATTTCATTCCTCCAGACTGCCAAAACCTCCTAAGGGGGATGATCGAGGTGGACGCCACCAAACGACTCACG TTAGAACAGATACAGAAGCACACATGGTACAT AGCAGGAAAAAATGAGCCAGAACCAGAACAACCGGTGCCACGGAAAGTGGCGATCCGCATGCTACCCTCCACTGAGGACATCGATCCAGATGTGCTGGAAAGCATGCACTCGCTGGGCTGCTTCCGGGACAAGAACAAACTGATGAAAGATCTGCTGTCAGACGA TGATAACCAGGAAAAGATGATCTACTTCCTCCTGCTGGACCGTAAGGAGAGGTATCCCAGCCATGAGGATCAGAATCTACCACCCAGAAATGAAATTG ATCCTCCCAGGAAGCGAGTGGACTCTCCACTCCTGACGAGGCACAACAAGAGGAGGCCAGAGCGCAAGTCCATGGAGGTGCTGAGCATGACAGAGGGTGGATCTCCTGTTCCTGTGAGACGTGCCATCGACATGGCACAACACGGACAGAG TAAAAGCTTGGATATCTCAGATGCCAACCCCATACTGCAAAGCAAGGAGGAGAG GTCCCGGTCCATCAGCGGAGCCTCTTCAGGTCTGTCCACTAGTCCCCTCAGCAGTCCTCGG CCCATGCGGCGGTTCGCCGTTCCTCCACAATCCGCAGAACTCACGCAGTCGCCCAACCACAGCCCCACCCACGCGCCTGTGTCCCGGGTGAACGGCACAGGCCCCCACTCCCCTAAAACCTTTCAACCAAAGACAGTTGCCCATCAGCCCAACAACAAAACCCAGACCCTTCCAGCCAAGCCCAAAGTTGCAGACAAGCCCCTGCAGGTCACCAGGTCCAACCCGTTCCCCAACACAACAGCCATGCCATCTGTGGCCAAGTCAGAACCGTCTACGCCCTGCCAACCCCTGCCCCCGCCGATGCCCGGCAGCCCGAAAGTGCGCCGCCCACTGCTCACGGTGCCGCCCAAGCTCTCCGTTCCCCTTTCACCACTTTCGCCCATCCGGCTTCACCACCTTCACCCGCTGGCCGGGACTGACCACAACGGCAAATCTATCCCCACCTTACAGGTTACGCCCCACCCCTCCCCCAGGGGCAGCCCATTGCCAACTCCAAAAGGAACGCCGGTGCACACACCTAAGGAGAGCCCAGCGGGGACCCCTAGCCCCACGCCACCCCCCAGCCCCTCCATTGGAGGCATGCCGTGGAGAACACGCCTCAACTCCATTAAGAACAGCTTCCTTGGCTCAccacgtttccaccgcaggaaaaTGCAAG TTCCCACACAAGAGGAAATGTCCAGCCTAACACCAGAGTCTTCCCCCGA acTTGCCAAAAAATCTTGGTTTGGAAATTTTATCAACCTCGAAAAGGAGGAGCAGATTTTTGTGGTGATTCGGGACAAGCCTCTGAGCTCCATCAAAGCAGATATTGTACACGCCTTTCTCTCT ATTCCCAGCCTCAGCCACAGTGTGGTGTCTCAGACGAGTTTCCGGGCAGAATACAAATCCACGGCCGGCCCCACCGTGTTCCAAAAACCAGTGAAGTTCCAGGTGGACATCACCTACACCGAAAGCACGGCTGCCACCAAGGAGAACGGCATCTACTCTGTCACCTTCACACTGCTCTCAG GTCCCAGCCGACGCTTCAAACGGGTGGTGGAGACGATTCAGGCTCAGTTGTTAAGTACACATGAGCAGCCTGGTGTCCAGCAGCTGTCTG GCAGCCCATTGAGTAACTTCTTTGACGTAattaaacagctcttttcagacgAGAAGAACGGGCAGGTGTCCCATCCGCCTGGCACGCCCAAACATGCCAACAGCAAGAAACATGAGCCTGAGCCTAATGACTCCAAATGTCCCTCTGGCCAAGACAATGCCAAGATGGCATCATCAGTTGGGACACAGGAACAACTTTAA